One region of Quercus lobata isolate SW786 chromosome 2, ValleyOak3.0 Primary Assembly, whole genome shotgun sequence genomic DNA includes:
- the LOC115975099 gene encoding ATPase family AAA domain-containing protein 2-like, whose translation MDDYLSNSNDGSSVTEQLMDGDYGSHYNDGGDLNNDSYNNGDNNDDGDDSNDDDDDDSTDDDDDDDDSDDDFDDEFVELVYVACVLAVICCMVYINETPCRNFEQTWQLSESGPSQKKRKLGAAKLDNHLSRLEDACELRSLANSREQQSSIRNVMELVCTLPGVEKGSDLYFAASHIFLKKSYREMFVILKKPDLQLRWLKGLVNTRK comes from the coding sequence ATGGATGATTATCTTAGTAATAGTAATGATGGTAGTAGCGTTACCGAACAGTTAATGGATGGGGATTATGGAAGTCATTATAATGATGGTGGTGACTTGAATAATGACAGTTATAACAATGGTGACAataatgatgatggtgatgacagtaatgatgacgatgatgatgacagtactgatgatgatgacgacgaCGATGATAGTGAcgatgattttgatgatgagtttgtTGAACTAGTGTATGTTGCATGTGTATTAGCTGTGATATGTTGCATGGTGTACATTAATGAGACTCCTTGTAGAAATTTTGAACAAACATGGCAACTTAGTGAATCTGGGCCCtcacaaaagaaaaggaagttaGGAGCTGCAAAATTGGATAATCATCTTAGTCGCCTAGAAGATGCATGTGAGCTTAGGAGTTTAGCTAATTCAAGAGAGCAACAAAGTTCAATTCGTAATGTCATGGAACTTGTGTGTACACTTCCTGGTGTGGAGAAAGGCTCTGACCTCTACTTTGCAGCTTCTCatatctttttgaaaaagtcaTATAGAGAgatgtttgtaattttgaagAAGCCAGATTTACAGCTTAGGTGGCTAAAGGGATTGGTCAATACAAGGAAGTGA